TTCCCCCTGTGTGTATTTGCCCCTGGTTTGGGCTCATGATAATGAAGGGTGTTTGGGGAAGTTTCTGGATGCATTCTCCTTTGTATCTGGAGGCGTCTGGAGCAGGTGAAGGGCGGGGCTGGGGTGTAGATTCCAACCAAAATTTCCCTTCCTTGGTGGCAGAGGCTGAGGTGGGGGAGTGGCTGTCTGAACAGCTCTATTCTTTGGGTCTGGGCTTCCCCACAAAGGGAGGTGAGGGCTGGTCTGGCAGAGAGGGGCCTCTGTGCTTGGGACGAGAGCCAGCTGTCTGTGAAATATGCATGCTTGGTTCCCAGGGGGAGGACCAGTTGCTCAGGCCATCTTTAGGAAATGTGCTGAAGGAGGAATGACTACGTACCTTCCTCCTGGGGGTGGAGATGTGTGCAGAAAGCTGGAGCAGTGTGCCTATTTTGGGGCCCATCTGGCAAAaggtgccccctgcaatgggatCTCCTGGCCAACTCACCAAGCCTTTCTTACATCTCACTGGACTCTTAAAATCCCCAAGGTGTGGGGAGGGGTATGGCATGttccagatggctaacaagcttTCTTAAGCAGCTCTCACTGGCAGAATTTCTGGGTCTATCTGACCATGCATTGGGCCATCCCCTTGGGCAGGAAATCAGTCTGGCACGTAAGATCACTTATAAGAACAAGACTTTTTTCCCTCCGTGAGCCTGCACCATGGGAGGCTGCGCTATAGtccatttgaatcttttctctGCATGTTGGCAGTTGTTGCCTAGCAGGAAGGGCAGATTGTTTTAAGACTTGTGAAGCAGTTTGCTGCCATTTTTATGAATTAGTCAAGTTGTAATTGAGTGAACTGCCCTCATTTCATAGCTAGAAGAGCAGAGACatggtgggggagaaagtggctTTTGGAAGCTTCTGGGCCGAGAAGGCCTGGGGCTGGGCTGAGAGCGGAGAGGAGGAATGTTCCGACTGACAGAGATCAAGCTGCCTTTTAAGGCTTACTTGATGCCTTTGGAGTCGGAGAGTCTGGGCTCAGCTGATGAGCAGGGTGCTGAAAGTCTTGAAGACAGGCCCCTAACCGTGACAAGGACAGTGATGACCCAAGTTGACTTCAGCTAAGAGAGGGGGGCGTGGGCACACGAGGGAAGTGCTCCATGCATGTCTGTTTCCTTCCATCTTTTGAAAACTAGCAACTGACAGCCTCAGGGACAAGTTTACCGAGTGTCTGCTAGAGCACCATTGGGATTTTAGCACCTGAGCCTGCCTACCACCTCCTGCGGCTAGATAAGCAGATCATGGAGACTAAGCATCTGTCTTTTGGGGATGCTTTTTTCCAAGTTTCTTTCCCTAGAGTAAGGAGAGGAAGGGCCCTCCTGGGAATCCACGGACTGCCTCTTGGCCTCCTTCAGCAGGGCATCCTGCCTGCCAGACGAGCTTGCTGAATCCCAAGGCGGATCCCAGAAGGCTGGACTACCCCACGCTCTTTTCTGCCCTTGGCGCTCTCTGCCGAGGAGAAAGCTGTGAACCATGGGGAGGGGTGTGTTCATCTAAGCTGTGTTTCAAGCTGGAATGGTGCCTTCTCAGGCTGCTAGCTCAGCCCGTGTCTAATGACAAAGCCCAGCTCTCTCCACTGGGCGTCAGCAAGGCtaaagggtttttaaaaatacttggagGGGGATGTGCCTGGAGGCTGCCAGCACCCAGTGACAGGGTGTCTGACGGCCAGGCTGGTGATAGGGAGAAAGTGGGAGGGAAGGGGCGAGGGGAGCAGAGTGTGTGAAGGAAGTCACTAACCGAATGTGAGCATTTTAGGGATTAAGGAAGGGTCAGGTTGAGGGATGGGGATGATATGGATTCTAGGATGACTATGATTTCCTTCTCTCTAGAGGGGAGAGcaaattcagttttcattttcttatctgtGGCCAAGGTCATACATTCTTAAATGGCCTTCTTGATATTGGGGACTGATGGGATTTTTGGTGCCCAAATCAGTTAAGATagttaagaaaaactaaaaaaaaattcagttcagcTTTAAATACTAGTTGACAGAGTGTGCAGTTGCAGCTTCAGAAGGGAAGGCAGTGGGATTTTGTGGGGAGCTTGAATTGCTGGCTTAGCAAGAGAAATTGCATGTAGCCACATTGAGTATTTAAGAAAAAGGTCCAGGTTTGCTTTTGGGGTAGACCACCTGCATTtccagggcagggtggggtgggctcTAAGTGATGCACGGAGCCTTTTGGAAGTAAGGGTCCCATGGACGATGTTTCCATGGAGGAGACAAAAGACAGCCATAGTGCTTTCTGTCTTCTTAAATgcaaaggtggggtggggggggcaaaACCCCTCAAAACCTTCAGTtttcccaaagaaacaaaagtctTCTTGGCTCCAGGAATGTGTTACAGAATTAAAAACTAGGGGCCCGTCACCCATTTTTGAGGCCAACAAACTATCTCTGATGGAGGAGAGTAAGTCGAAGACAAATGAACTTCATGCGTTTCTCGGCAGTGGAGTGTCTGCCTCTTGCAGGGCCACCTTGAAGGAAGGAAACTTCAGTGTTCTGCTTGTGTAACAGGACTGTTTttgaaaaaaggggaaaaagtccTGCTGCATTTGGGGACCAATGAGCCTTTAGTTGGTCTAGTGGGGAGAATGGAGGCCAGGACAAGGAGGTTTGAGGTCCATTCCTGACAACTGGCTTCAGAATCACCAATTCCCAAGTTGGAAATTAGGAATTGAACCTCAGAGCAAGATCTTTAACTTCTTAGCTTCACTTTCTTTGTTGCACGGGGTTAGTATTCTCTTGCTTGTAGCACTGTTGGGAAAGGTAAATGAGATTATCTAGGCCAAGTCCCTGGCCAAGGGCCTGGCCCACTCAGAAAATGAGAGTTATTgttattgctattgttgttgaTGCAATTGTTGGTTTGATTCTTTACAGAAATTTGgaagaatagaaaatattttattgggcATTAGTATAActcaggcttcctaggtggtgctggtggtaaagaattcgactgccaatgaaggaaatgcaagagatgtgggttcgatccctaggtcaggaaaatcccctggagtaggaaatggcaacctgctccagtattcttgcctggaaaatccatgacagaggagcctagtgggctacaatccattgggtcacaaagactcagacatgactgagtgactgagaacacagTGTAACTCAAGGCAAAGGCAACATCACTTTGCTCCTGGCAAGAAGAGCCTATAGAGATTCATGGTGAATCTAATAATTCTAACACAGTACCAGGGATGTTGCAAGGTACCTAGAGCCTTATAACCAAGTGGAAAGTGACAGGTGATGGTTGCTCTTCTCTGTGGTCTAAGTGgtgtgggtgggatggggagtggcCTGTTTAGTGACATAGTTGAGGGAGGCTATGGCACGAACTAAGGAGTAAGGGTTGATAAAATTGTACTGATTTGGCCCAGTGAGTCACTGGGCAAAGACTAACAGCGCAGTAACTTGTACTGGGCTGCTTAGCTAGTACCTTGCTTTCTGCCCTGAGGTGCCCAAGGAAGGAGCCATTGTAACTGTCATGGGTTACTCTGTTAGGAGCCAACTATGCTTTCATCTGCTTTACTACTCTGCAAAAATTTAGGATCCTGTAGGGATGTTTTTAAAGGAAGATGGCCTGGGTTTATGATTGAATTACAAGTCTTCCAAAGAGTATGTTCCTATCCCCTCATTTTGGCATAAAGGTGTTTAGCTGATTAAagtttttatcatttgttttgcattttctctGGGAGGGCATGAATGTTGAAGGTGAATTGGACATTCTAAGGGAAAGCAGAGCTTATGGAGACAAGGGAAAAAGCTATTGGTATTTAAGAGTATAAGTCCTGGAGCTGGACTGCAGGCTCCTCATCATTGTCTGTGTGACCTTCACCACAGTGaatctcagttttttcatctgtaaaatggagatgaaaatGGTACCTAGCTCATGGTGCTGTCATGAAGATCAAGTGAAAAATTCATATGAAgccttagcacaatgcctggcactcaGTACATACTCAGTATATATTACCAGCCCTTGGCCATATGCTGGGGCACCTACATGGCAACTCGGAACACTCAGGACTATTGGGGTCCTGGCTGACGGAAAGGCGAAAGGTATTCCTGAATTCCACACGTTTCACGCTCAGTGAAATAGATTTGCCATTGCTTAGGATTTTGAAACTGATGGTGgaaatttcttttgcttttcctgaAGGCCAGCCGGAAAGGGACTCTGAGGGGAGTCAGTGCAGCTTTCTGTGGTAAACCACAACCTCCCCATTTAATAGGAGAGTTCAGCCTCTACTAGTCAACCCATCAAACTGAAGAAGACTGTCTCTGGACCGCAGCAGACCTCTCCTCCCTCCGTCCACGTTGCAGCATCACCccagcccgcccccgccccaccccacaggGCAGCACTCACTCATGCAGCAGCAAGTCCTTGAAGTGAatcatctccaccatcacccGGATGTTCTCCTGTGCCGCAGAGCACAGGTCGTGCTTGAGGTAGCATTCCCGCTGTAGCTGGGACACCATCTCCTTGATGGCTGGACACTTCCGGCTTATGCAGCTGAATCTGTGCCGCAGAGCATGGGCCTTACACTTCAGGGCATCTTTGATGAACGACTTGCCCTGAGAGGGGAGGGGACGGGGAGGGAGACAGGGGTGGAAGAGACCAGTCCTTATTACACGCTTTGACATTCTGAGCCTTGTTGGGCTTACATGGGGTTTTTCTGACAACCGAACCTCACGGCCCCATCCAGACGGACATCCTTGCAGGAGACAGGCTGAGGCTACATCAGGAGGCCTGTCCACAGTGATGTGAGACCTCTGCCTTCCGTCCCAAAGGATGTTACCTGGGAGACTGACATGGTTGCTTCCTTCCTCCCAAACGCCTCTACTAGCCTCCCTCGTCCTGGGGCTCCCGTGGCCCTCTGTCCTCAAGGAAGCCCAGTATTGACTGTATGGTGGCaacatttctgaaattttctgagGGAAATTTGGGCAGGCATAAGCCCAGAGCTCCTTGGCGGTGTGTGGCAAGAATTTTTCCCAGGTGCCTTCATGTCCAGATCTCGAATCTTTCCTGCTCCTTCTAGTGATGTCAAGGTCGGGTGTGAGCTGGGCCGGCCTTTCCTGCCTCAGTGCCTCCTGCCGACCCCAACCCgaactctctctctcctcctcctagCCTTTAAGGAGgagcattcttttcctttttgaaagcAATTTGACTCCTTTAAACTGTTAGGATTACTGCCTCTAAAAGGCCCGCCTGGCACACTGCCTGCCAGCATCTGGAGCCTGAACTGCCCGGCTGACGgcccctccccctcaccccagGCCTCCGAGTGGCGAAGGCAGCCAGGCATACATCTGGCCTGCAGTTCTCTTTCCTGGCAACCCCGCGAGATTGTTCTCATCCTAGAGAGGAGACAGCTGTTGGGGGTGTGGAGGCGAGCCCCGGCCGTTGGCTTCCTTATCAACCTCGCGGGGCACAGAGGCACCGTGGGATACCCATCCAGGGATCCTCACACCCCATCTTCTATAGAAGTGAGCTGTCATTGGAGAGGTCACCCCTGTTTTTTAGACAGGCCTGGAAGTAACGGAGTTGAGAAAGTAAATGGGTTTAGGTTGGAATTGGGACGCCGGCCAGCACGTTTATTTCAGTCCTCTTCTGTAGAAGCAGCTGAAAGGTTTACAGATAGAGTCTGATCACTAAAAAGCCACCTCATGGTgattccctttcctctgacgtGCCAGTGGGAGCCAAATAGGATGGAGGATAGGGCGTGCCGGTTGATTAAGTAGTTATGGGCTGAGACCTGACTTGAAAGGGATGCTTCTAACTTGAGAACATACTCCTGTTGgttgaggaaaaaaaggaagatgaatGTATGCGAGGGCTGCAGCAGTCTGttctcagtattcttccctgacaTCCTGTGGGATTGCCCTGAAATACACATCTTTCCTCCGGATTTCCTATTACGTTTCCTAATTCCAGTTAATCCAGAAGGGATGCTTTATTAGGGCATCTCAAGGAGTTCAAAcactttcctcctctttccttcctggtTTCCCCTGCTGGCACCCCACATCCTCTGCAGGGGAGGCTGCCAGCCCTGTCGCATCCCTTCCTGGTTCCCAGGCGTTGCCTTGTCAGGCTGTCTGCAGGATGTCAGCGCATGGTAACTGGTGATGTTCCTAAGTCACACCTCAACTGTTGGCCTCATCCAAACAGTCATGGCTCTCCCATGAAACGACAACAGGGTACTTCACAGTGCAGATACAGGCTGGGGAGGACACGAAGGAGATGAGCCTGATGCTCCGCTCCACCTGAAACGTGTTCGAACGGTGTGCACTGGAGCCGTAAGGTTACTTGTTGGGTTCTTTTCCTACCCATGCAGCATCTAGGCTTTTACCCTGGGGACCCTGGGATAAGTGAAGTGGGTCAGGCCCTGACTATATTTGTTATATAGAGCGGGACTCACTCAGGGTTCCAACTTTTCAGGTTGGGAGAGGAGGATCTGCTACTTAGGAGGAAGAAAAACCTGCTCTCTGGAGGCCCTGATTTATCCATGCTGCCTGCCCACATGTCCTCTAGGAGATGATGAATTTCTACAAATTTCAAGTCTGTTTTATTCTTGCCTATTAGGTGCAAATAGCTTTTGGCATGTTTAATTGGAGTCCCTGACCTTCCCTGCCCTACCCCCAGCCTAATGCTATGGTCCTTGCAGACTGGGTTCTGGGTAGCCAGACTGTATGTGCCTTATTATTTATTGTGAGTTTTCTCTGCTAAGAATCCTCAAACAATTGTTCAGCTTGGTCTCCATCCCActttgtgtgtgcacacacaggtgAAGAGTGGAGGAAGACTCGGCCGATAAGACAGGTCCAGAAAGCTGAACCCCAGGAGTTGGAGTGGGGAGTCCCTGGCACCCTGCTGCATACCTGGAGGTCTCTGGCAAGTACGAAAACCCACCATGACGATCAGCTAGGAAACTCTGTTAACAGGTTTTTCCAGTGAACATTTCAGTCATGCTCTGCTAACCCAAAACATTCTTGGTGCTCAATATGGTTTTTACCTGGGCATCAAATTTTCCAGCGTTGTGCAGAAAAGTCATGCAAATTCCATGTAAGCCCCGAATCTCACAAGAGTTGTTCTCGAAACATTCAAACACGCCACACCCCACATCGCCAGCGCTGACCAAACAGTGCTGGATTTCCGCTAAAATGAGAATTACATACAATCATATACAAAATGCTGGGGAATGCAGAGAGATGCCGgtggaaataaaagtaataactaaaaggaaaattaagaaaGAGTGTTAGAAATGACTGTTTCGGGATCCAAAaaccaaggaaagaaaatttcatCACTTAATCTACTTATGAAGATAACTAGTATttgtaatatttgtaaaaattagCTAGACCTACATTACAAAAGTCACAAGAGAAGTTAGGTCAGAACACTCCATTTTTTCGTCCTTCTCATCTTATTAAAGTATTTGTGGGAATACTTAGTTTGACAGCTGCAGATATTTCAGCTTTCTAAACCCACTGacgaaaataaaatttcaacccATTAGCTTGGTCTTTCCCGTCTGTCCTTCATCAATGAAATACTCTTCTGTACTTGGATGAAGCTGCTGCTATTAAATCACGGCCATTTCCTTCCTGACCCCCAAATGAGAGCGTCCAAAAAGCAGTTTCAATTTAGCTTTATGATTCAACacctaaaaatcaaaacaaaattccTATTAAGGCAGCGCCTCCAAACCATTCGCATTAAAAATACCAGGCTAGGGAAACTGCGGTTTGCTTGCAAGCAGGCTCAGGAGTCGAGTCAGATAGGGGTTAGTCTGCAGAAACGCAACCTTTGCAGTTCGAGGTTCCTTTTTAATAGCGATCTGGGGTGAGATGTCGCTTAATTCCCTAGACTTCTTGCGACCCGGGTGTCCGCTGCCCTTCTCCGTAGAATGTGGCCCTAATTCGTCTCTCTGAAAGGACAGGCTGAGAGGGAGTTAACTGTCAGGCTGCAaagcctctctcccttccctccccctacCCAATTCCCTGACTTAAACCAACCACAAAATTACATCAGAAGAGTGTATTTTGGAAGAAGGGCGGGTCGGAGGAGATAATCCGCATTCAGATTAAATCTGCCGAGAGAAAGAGGGGAGTGCATTTGTTGAGGGTCACCAACTAGCGAAAATCACGTTTGATTCTCAGGGAAAGCTCTGGGAGGGGGAAAGGTGGGTGAGATTCCTAGGACGAGCGGGGCGCGAGCCGGGGGTGCTGGCATCCGCCTACGGAGGTGGAGGACTCCCGGACGGTCCCATGCGCGGCCCCGGCGCGCCGGCCAGGAGCGCGCAGGGCCGCGGTTCACTCGCTCCCGGCGCCCCTAATGGGCACTCGTGCATTCCTGCTCGTGCGGTGAGCGCACGCACGGCACCGCCGGGTTCGCAGGCCCCCTGAATAAAGGGAGGGCCGTGAAGAGCGAAGAAGCGCTAGGCAGATTTTCTTCCTCTCCCGGGGGCTGGGAAAAGGGCCAGCCCCGTGCCCTGCACGCCTGGTTGTGCTTGGCAGCTCGGGGGTAAGCGGAGAGCCGGTCGAGCAGCTGCCGCGCACGGTTCGGGCCGTGTCACCATTTCTTCTCTTGCTGACCTGCCCTGGAGCCAGGGACGGAGGCAGCACCGCAGAGGTACGCTTTACTCCACCCGCCCCTGCCCCTTCCGAAAGGAATGCCCCACAAGGGGGAAAGTTCGCCATGCCATTTGTCTCGCCTACAAAGTTCTTGGATGTCGGGCATCTTTTGAGGAGGGGGAGAAGCAGTCCTGCCGCGGCCGGCCGGCTGGGAAGAGAACTTCTTCGGTTCAGGGCGCAGCCCGGTAGCGGGGACGCTCCGTGCCGCCTGCAAGCCGGTTAGGATGGAGCAGGGAGGTTTGAACCGGTCCGGGGACGCTGAAGCTGGCATTGGCCGCGTCATGCGGTGCTTCATTTACCCTCGATCACGGGAGGACAGCAACAAGTCCTGCCCCAGCCATTTCATCACCCGGCCAGCACGTGCGGATTCCGGGCGCGCGGAGCCCGGTGTGGACCTCGCGCTTTCCTCTTCACGCCCCGCTCCACCCCAAGAGTTTGAGCGGCCCAGGGTGGGCGCCCAGTTTTGGGCGAAGCGCCCGGGGCGCGCGTTGGTGAGGGATGTCTTCTCCCAGCAGCTCCCCGCCGCCGGGGCTCACGCGCTTACCTGTGTTCTGCAAGGACAGACGGCCTTTCTGCTGGGAGCCCCTGTCTTGGGGACCTTCGGGGGGGTTGGTGGCGTCGGTCCCTCGAGCTGGATCGAAGGTAACCAGCACCAAAGCCAGGGTCACGAACTGGCCCAGCCGCTCGGCACACATGGTTCTTGGTGTAAATCTCCAGCCCGGAGACCTGGATTCTTTGTGGTGCCCTccgcctcttcctcctccttcgccgcttcccctcctcctcccactcttcCTCCCGGCTCGCCTTTTCCCTCCTCGCGGCCGCGGCTCGGATAGAGGTTACCCAGCGCCCTCCCGTAGCTCTCCGGAGAGCATGTGACCAGGCCGTTAGCAGCGCCGCGAGTGCCGGGCAATGGCAGGGACGGTGCCTCAAATATCCCTGGAAGCTCTGGTGTCACTTGAATGAAGGAGTCGAGCAGGTGTTGTCCCGGCGGCTGGACCAATCCGAGACCCCCGCCCGTTTGACAACACGGCTGGGAGGCGGGGCCTGCGCCCAACTACTACTGGAGGAAGCCGAGCGCCGCTGGGAGCGCCCGACAAAGTTGCCGACCTGGCGGTGGCCACGCTtttgcgtgcgtgtgtgtgtgtgtgagaaagcgCGGCCGGAGATACATGCGCGTGTGCGGGTGCTCCAGGGCAATGGCCGAACGGACTTAACTAAAAGGGAATCCTAGCTCCGGTTGCAGCTAAAGAAAGGCGAGAGGGGATGGTCTGCGCTGGGACAGCGTCCCCCGTCCCCTCCAGCCCCCTCGGGCTCCTGGCTCGCATCACACCCGCAACGGGCTGGCAAAGTTTCCTCTTTCTGCCTTTTGTAATTTAGTTAAGATTCCCAGCCCCAAGGCTTTGACAGATTGGAGAAGTTTCCTGGACACAGTGGTGCAGGGGGCAAGCTGGGCACAGATGGGAATTCCTGGCGGTGTGATGCtttgcattaaaaacaaaaaaatcctccaAACTATTTTAAGATAGGAGCAGAAGCACTAGATACAGGACTCCGCTTGAGCGGTTGCCCCATCTTCCTCTTTTCTCCCCGCCGTGGTGGGCCTTGCCACACCTTAGGTGCCAGATTCTTGCCCCTCCCTCAATCCAGACGGATTCTGGGCTGGGCTGCAGGGATCCAGGTGAGAGACTGGACTTGCATCATTTACAGGCGGGTGGCAGGGAGGCCCAGGCAGCCCTGAGTCAGCCCGCGGCGGAGCATCGCGTGCCCCAGAGGCTGGAGCTTGAAAGGCAACTTTACGCGTCTCCAAACATACTCTTCCATTTTCCCAAAGCGCTACTCGCCGCCGCGTTCTGTGTTCCCTTTACTCTTCATTCATCGGATGGtaaaggtcaaaaaaaaaaaaaaaaaaaaaaaaaaatattctcccCAAACCCTAAAAACAGAACGCAAGGAAATTCTCTCCATCTCTTCTCCTTTCTTGCTCGAGCTCCCTCCCCAAGCACGGCCGGCGCTGGGTTGCCC
The Dama dama isolate Ldn47 chromosome 25, ASM3311817v1, whole genome shotgun sequence genome window above contains:
- the STC2 gene encoding stanniocalcin-2, with protein sequence MCAERLGQFVTLALVLVTFDPARGTDATNPPEGPQDRGSQQKGRLSLQNTAEIQHCLVSAGDVGCGVFECFENNSCEIRGLHGICMTFLHNAGKFDAQGKSFIKDALKCKAHALRHRFSCISRKCPAIKEMVSQLQRECYLKHDLCSAAQENIRVMVEMIHFKDLLLHEPYVDLVNLLLTCGEEVKEAITHSVQAQCEQSWGSLCSILSFCTSAIQRPPTAPPERQLQSDRAKLSRGHPAEMGHHLAEPSSRETGRGAKGERGSKSHPNAHARGRAAGPGAQGTSGSSEWEDEQSEYSDIRR